In Desulfovibrio gilichinskyi, a genomic segment contains:
- a CDS encoding NADH-quinone oxidoreductase subunit J family protein produces MTMYAVLFYILAAATLLCSLMAVTRRVLIHAVVWMVGALICTALIFMLLGAPLLAGFEVIIYAGAIMVLFLFVIMLMAQKPSEQLQVEGLILRRLRSRMFWPAIWGLIGVFACMALISFDPSNSTPLTPGRVSPHDLGAWVFNNAWPAVEAISLLLLAALAGARYLGLPLVRSDRPDNVGLSLNSDLPSCPVNADGDDAEEQL; encoded by the coding sequence ATGACCATGTATGCTGTACTTTTTTATATTTTGGCCGCAGCGACCTTGCTTTGCTCTCTGATGGCAGTGACGCGGCGAGTTTTGATTCATGCCGTAGTATGGATGGTGGGCGCTCTCATTTGTACGGCCCTGATTTTTATGTTGCTCGGTGCTCCTTTGCTGGCCGGATTTGAGGTCATTATTTACGCCGGAGCCATCATGGTTCTTTTTCTGTTTGTCATTATGCTGATGGCTCAGAAACCGAGCGAACAGCTTCAAGTGGAAGGTTTAATCCTCCGCCGACTGCGTTCCCGTATGTTCTGGCCTGCCATCTGGGGGCTGATCGGGGTTTTTGCCTGTATGGCCCTTATTTCTTTTGACCCTTCCAACTCCACACCGCTGACTCCGGGGCGGGTTTCGCCGCACGATCTCGGTGCCTGGGTCTTTAATAATGCATGGCCCGCTGTGGAAGCAATATCTCTGCTTCTTCTAGCCGCTCTGGCCGGGGCTCGTTATCTGGGGTTACCTTTAGTGCGTTCAGATCGGCCGGACAATGTAGGACTGAGTCTGAACTCTGACTTGCCTTCCTGTCCTGTGAACGCGGATGGTGATGATGCGGAGGAACAGCTATGA
- a CDS encoding cytochrome ubiquinol oxidase subunit I: MEPLFTDHIFLSRLQFALVTMFHIIWPVLTIGLAMYIFLTELVWVRTGRKEWYQQARFWSRFFPLIFAMGVISGIPLEFQFGTNWSLFSEATGGFLGQILSVEAMSGFLLESIFLYLMVAGWQRFSPQLHLFATGMVVLGSILSAFWIMVANSFMQTPRGGQVENGVFVVSDWFSAIFNPDLFSSFPHMLLACLTGTAFVLAGVAAWHLLRSLHTEFYLRVFKTMVAVGLFLALIQAGTGDLSGQNLSRYQPAKLAATEAFWDTNQAGQGAAWSIFAWPDVQNERNSVELRIPYVLSMLATHNPFGQVIGLKDIPRNERPPIVLIFYSFRVMVIIGMLMILAGTLAALAWRRGLFHPERIASNRKLLKFFIWLAPLSIVSIWAGWIMREVGRQPWVLYGMLRTKNMASPLTSEAVGLSLFIFIVAGLLLFGVFLFFARQILRKGPDNGTLPPESCVIRRPS; encoded by the coding sequence ATGGAACCACTATTTACGGATCACATATTCCTCTCAAGACTTCAGTTTGCTCTGGTCACTATGTTTCATATCATCTGGCCGGTTTTGACTATCGGTCTGGCCATGTATATCTTTCTGACCGAGCTGGTCTGGGTACGCACCGGCCGGAAGGAATGGTATCAGCAGGCTCGGTTTTGGAGTCGGTTCTTTCCGCTCATCTTCGCTATGGGCGTGATCTCCGGCATTCCGTTGGAATTTCAGTTCGGAACTAACTGGTCACTGTTTTCCGAGGCCACAGGCGGTTTCCTGGGCCAAATACTGTCAGTGGAAGCTATGTCCGGTTTTCTGCTGGAATCTATTTTTCTGTATCTCATGGTTGCTGGCTGGCAACGGTTTTCACCCCAGCTGCATCTTTTCGCCACAGGTATGGTTGTCCTCGGTTCGATCCTCTCCGCCTTTTGGATTATGGTTGCCAATTCCTTTATGCAGACCCCGAGGGGCGGGCAGGTGGAGAATGGTGTTTTCGTGGTATCCGACTGGTTCTCCGCTATCTTCAATCCTGATCTGTTCTCTTCCTTTCCTCATATGCTGCTCGCCTGTCTGACCGGTACAGCCTTTGTCTTGGCCGGGGTTGCTGCATGGCATCTACTGCGTTCCTTGCACACGGAATTTTACCTGCGGGTCTTTAAAACAATGGTCGCGGTCGGTCTTTTTCTGGCGTTGATTCAGGCTGGAACAGGCGACCTGTCAGGACAGAATCTGTCCAGATACCAGCCGGCTAAACTGGCAGCCACAGAGGCTTTCTGGGATACCAACCAAGCAGGGCAGGGCGCAGCATGGTCAATTTTCGCATGGCCGGATGTGCAGAATGAGCGCAATTCGGTTGAACTTCGAATCCCTTACGTGCTGAGTATGTTGGCCACCCATAATCCTTTTGGTCAAGTGATCGGCCTTAAGGATATTCCTAGGAATGAGCGTCCGCCTATCGTGCTGATTTTCTATTCATTCAGAGTTATGGTTATCATCGGTATGTTGATGATTCTGGCCGGAACTCTGGCGGCTCTGGCTTGGCGTAGAGGGCTTTTTCATCCTGAGCGCATAGCTTCCAACCGTAAATTGCTCAAGTTCTTCATCTGGCTGGCTCCGTTGTCCATAGTTTCCATCTGGGCTGGGTGGATTATGCGTGAGGTGGGGCGGCAGCCTTGGGTGCTCTACGGAATGCTGCGTACAAAAAACATGGCCTCGCCCCTTACTTCGGAGGCTGTTGGCTTATCACTTTTCATTTTTATTGTTGCGGGCCTGCTTTTGTTTGGAGTGTTTTTGTTCTTTGCCCGTCAGATTTTGCGTAAAGGTCCTGACAACGGGACATTGCCGCCTGAATCATGTGTTATCAGGAGGCCGTCATGA
- the nuoI gene encoding NADH-quinone oxidoreductase subunit NuoI yields MTLVDLWFVLLGFVLFMHLGLGSIDLGLCLFSLFVDAEKAESMLASVDSVWHTNQTWLVVLGAVLFGAFPKIYGAVLSTRYGLVVLLLLALGLRGLGMEYRHRAKRSVFWLRLAGWGGTAVLVAEGILLWNIVLGGNVSSAWFGLQSLVQPRYFSAVLLLLSSGLLMGGSWWLTSSDRSGADRNVRIIVQISGVFVVLSGLFCCFQLMQTGEIELPLVWRPFLVLTVLVMADLTILFASLRPSWQGSPLPWGLALTGLVLTACGVLIYVKTGPTLSELASGDLTFLTIAMCVLLPPLLAFQIFQYRLERRGQEPVWKVPAPASNAKVGISFAQLTEVLNTMIQGALGLFQGYAETFKAMFTRPITVQYPEERRTPPPRSRAHIVLTRSPDGDERCVACYLCSAACPVSCISMQADTRADGRRYAAWFRINFARCIYCGLCEEACPTLAIQLTPEYEFASDSILNLVAEKEDLLVDHGGKDMDYDFYSHAGVEEKYPQNEHDGEEPPVNFKSNLP; encoded by the coding sequence ATGACTCTCGTTGACCTATGGTTCGTTCTTCTTGGCTTTGTCCTTTTTATGCATCTTGGTCTGGGGAGCATTGATTTGGGGCTCTGCCTCTTTTCTCTGTTTGTGGACGCGGAAAAGGCCGAGTCAATGCTCGCCTCCGTGGACTCCGTCTGGCATACAAATCAGACTTGGCTGGTGGTGCTCGGCGCAGTGCTTTTCGGCGCCTTTCCCAAAATTTACGGTGCAGTTTTATCCACCCGTTACGGGCTGGTGGTGCTGCTGTTGCTGGCCCTCGGGTTACGCGGTTTGGGAATGGAATACAGGCACCGTGCAAAGCGTTCGGTTTTCTGGCTGCGTCTTGCCGGCTGGGGTGGGACTGCTGTTTTGGTTGCCGAGGGAATTCTACTCTGGAACATTGTGCTAGGCGGGAATGTTTCCTCTGCATGGTTCGGTTTGCAATCTTTGGTTCAGCCACGATATTTTTCGGCAGTACTCCTACTTTTATCTAGCGGATTACTTATGGGCGGTTCTTGGTGGCTGACTTCTTCCGACCGCAGCGGAGCTGATAGAAATGTCAGAATAATTGTCCAGATCAGCGGGGTTTTTGTTGTCCTCAGCGGCCTTTTCTGCTGCTTCCAGTTGATGCAGACCGGCGAAATTGAATTGCCACTTGTCTGGAGACCTTTTCTCGTTTTGACCGTGCTCGTCATGGCTGACCTGACTATCCTGTTCGCAAGCCTTCGGCCTTCGTGGCAAGGATCTCCGTTGCCGTGGGGACTTGCTTTGACAGGCTTGGTCCTGACCGCTTGCGGGGTTCTTATTTACGTAAAGACGGGTCCAACTCTGTCTGAACTCGCCAGCGGAGATTTGACATTTCTTACCATCGCGATGTGTGTACTGCTGCCGCCGCTACTTGCTTTCCAGATTTTTCAATACCGTCTGGAACGACGCGGACAGGAACCTGTCTGGAAAGTTCCTGCTCCTGCCAGCAATGCGAAAGTAGGGATATCTTTTGCTCAGCTGACAGAAGTGCTGAACACGATGATACAAGGAGCACTAGGGCTGTTTCAGGGGTACGCAGAGACCTTTAAGGCTATGTTTACCCGGCCCATCACCGTGCAGTATCCCGAGGAAAGACGCACGCCCCCGCCGCGGTCCCGTGCGCACATCGTGCTGACACGCTCTCCGGACGGCGATGAACGGTGCGTGGCCTGTTATCTTTGTTCCGCAGCCTGTCCGGTCAGCTGTATCTCTATGCAAGCCGATACCCGCGCGGACGGTCGGCGGTACGCCGCATGGTTCCGCATTAATTTTGCCCGTTGTATTTATTGCGGGCTGTGTGAGGAAGCGTGTCCGACACTGGCCATCCAGCTTACACCGGAGTATGAGTTTGCCTCGGACTCCATCCTTAATCTGGTGGCTGAAAAGGAAGACCTGCTGGTGGATCATGGCGGCAAAGACATGGATTATGATTTCTACAGCCATGCCGGGGTGGAAGAGAAGTATCCTCAAAATGAACACGATGGCGAAGAGCCACCTGTAAACTTCAAGAGCAACCTGCCATGA
- the nuoE gene encoding NADH-quinone oxidoreductase subunit NuoE, with protein sequence MLPQELETTIQDLVKNAEHVEEKLIDIIFLLQRHYSYFSDEAMAHAARLTGKTLVELEELATFYDFIYREPLGRFVIHVCDGVTCWMHHENGLFDYLCRKLSVKLGETTEDGLFTILPTACLGNCHNAPAMLINGKHYGRLTPEKVDCILDELRENHDTIELSVCR encoded by the coding sequence ATGCTGCCACAAGAATTGGAAACCACCATACAGGACCTTGTCAAAAACGCTGAACATGTCGAGGAGAAACTCATCGACATCATCTTCCTTCTCCAGCGTCACTACAGCTATTTTTCCGACGAAGCCATGGCTCACGCAGCGAGGCTGACGGGAAAGACACTGGTAGAACTTGAAGAACTGGCCACCTTCTACGACTTCATCTACCGAGAACCTCTGGGGCGGTTCGTGATTCATGTCTGTGACGGTGTTACCTGCTGGATGCATCACGAAAACGGACTGTTCGACTATCTCTGCCGCAAACTTAGTGTCAAGCTTGGGGAGACCACTGAAGACGGATTATTCACTATTTTACCTACAGCCTGTCTAGGCAACTGCCACAACGCTCCGGCCATGCTCATCAACGGAAAACACTACGGCAGATTGACGCCTGAGAAAGTAGACTGCATTCTGGACGAACTACGGGAAAATCACGACACAATAGAACTCAGCGTATGCAGGTAA
- a CDS encoding NADH-quinone oxidoreductase subunit A has translation MQNTPEHISASFNAWDPSVFSFIVFAVLAAGLVAALLALSTIIMRRKDEGEKGRPYECGVIPSGSAQLSYPAPFWLVAVFFLLFDVEAVYVVSWAVSFKNLTWASWAQMTFFIGVLLLGLFWVWRKGGLEWGMKKKH, from the coding sequence ATGCAGAATACGCCGGAACACATATCCGCTTCTTTCAATGCTTGGGATCCAAGTGTTTTTTCCTTCATAGTCTTTGCCGTGCTAGCAGCCGGGCTTGTAGCAGCACTGCTTGCCCTGTCCACGATCATAATGCGCAGGAAAGATGAAGGAGAAAAAGGGCGACCCTACGAATGCGGAGTGATCCCATCTGGATCTGCTCAGCTCAGCTACCCTGCACCCTTCTGGCTTGTAGCCGTTTTTTTTCTACTCTTCGATGTTGAAGCTGTTTATGTGGTTTCCTGGGCTGTATCGTTCAAAAATCTGACATGGGCCAGCTGGGCACAGATGACCTTTTTCATAGGTGTACTGCTGCTCGGACTCTTCTGGGTCTGGCGCAAAGGAGGCCTTGAATGGGGCATGAAAAAGAAGCACTAG
- the nuoG gene encoding NADH-quinone oxidoreductase subunit NuoG: protein MPKLIIDGQEVEVEPGTKVIDAAERLGIMIPRFCYLKSLGAVGACRMCAVKFLKGNKKDLDMSCMVEARDGMIISTDHPDAVAFRAQVIEWLMLSHPHDCPVCDEGGHCLLQDMTVSGGHGRRNFRGLKRTYKNQYLGHLIEHEMNRCIHCYRCVRFYREYAGGTDFGTFGIAGRVTYQRFEPGSLESPFSGNLGEICPTGTLTDKPARYRARRWDLERKPSICAHCSLGCNTLPAVHYREVLRVENRYNENINGDFLCDRGRYGFEYASLTERPRQTRVKGTPTTPEHGAEETIKRIREILEQHGPQSVGIHVSSRCTLEDMLTAEELAANLKLSGPSFFMTEEERIACLEAASLLGTDISRSLRQVREADMVLILGSDPLHEGPMAALAVRQAARTGAIIGVLDPRPVNLLCETIHLPLTRHQLPAAIDALLDKAFPETEFQGEPSVFRQELRELASSETDKLTSLAEPLANIAAALASARRPVLICSADTMPTGWLSLVAGVTRLLRETGSENRMDAGMFCILPKANSMGAGILGAKNSTSLQNFLTPMDNAQPIKGLICIGDDPLTEFPAEQWIAECFGKLDLLVCMDCIDSATWKKADIAIPQSTLFETGGCLINNEGRLQRAMPVFAGGTPVTQTGKGSHPPRNTDAPLTGNGPQNAGHWLKLLMQKTDKSEHHSHAALRSAMDQATSAESFNMLPDVPVSPFPSLESLASFIEKNDGNKSGEILVTASTFGSDRLANEGPLGEKLLNAPVLWLHPDETARLGIEEGQTVLVPLSQGLASVKLQESMDMAHRTAVLSKTPESGWQNVGGLAAPFNIEHLWREQADEETKAAADIDPDNSCPNGRV, encoded by the coding sequence ATGCCCAAACTGATCATCGATGGACAGGAAGTGGAGGTCGAACCCGGGACAAAGGTTATTGACGCGGCCGAACGGCTCGGCATCATGATTCCACGCTTCTGCTATCTCAAATCACTCGGGGCGGTGGGGGCCTGCCGCATGTGCGCGGTAAAATTTCTGAAAGGCAACAAAAAAGATTTAGATATGAGTTGCATGGTCGAAGCGCGGGACGGCATGATAATCTCCACCGACCACCCCGACGCTGTAGCTTTCAGAGCTCAAGTCATAGAATGGCTCATGCTCAGTCATCCACATGACTGCCCCGTTTGTGATGAGGGAGGGCATTGCCTGCTTCAGGATATGACCGTGTCAGGCGGACATGGACGGCGCAACTTCCGCGGGCTCAAACGAACCTATAAAAATCAGTATCTCGGCCACCTCATAGAACATGAAATGAACCGCTGCATCCACTGCTACCGCTGTGTCAGATTCTATCGTGAATATGCAGGCGGGACGGACTTCGGCACCTTCGGCATCGCCGGGCGGGTAACCTACCAACGATTCGAACCCGGCAGCTTGGAAAGCCCGTTCAGTGGTAATCTCGGCGAAATATGTCCCACCGGAACCCTCACAGACAAACCGGCCAGATACCGTGCCAGACGCTGGGATCTGGAGCGCAAACCTTCTATCTGCGCCCACTGTTCACTGGGCTGCAACACCCTTCCAGCCGTACATTACCGTGAAGTTTTACGCGTGGAAAACCGCTACAACGAAAATATCAACGGCGATTTCCTGTGCGACCGGGGCCGCTACGGATTCGAATATGCTTCCCTTACCGAACGTCCCAGACAGACGAGAGTAAAGGGAACACCGACCACGCCGGAACACGGAGCCGAAGAAACAATCAAGCGGATACGAGAGATACTTGAGCAGCACGGACCTCAGTCCGTTGGCATTCACGTTTCCTCCCGCTGCACTTTGGAGGACATGCTGACTGCCGAAGAACTGGCCGCAAACCTCAAACTGTCCGGACCCAGTTTTTTTATGACCGAGGAAGAACGGATAGCCTGCCTTGAAGCGGCTTCCCTGCTCGGTACAGATATCAGTCGGTCCCTGCGACAGGTGCGCGAGGCCGATATGGTGCTGATATTGGGATCAGATCCGCTACATGAGGGGCCCATGGCGGCCTTGGCCGTGCGTCAGGCGGCCCGTACCGGAGCAATTATAGGAGTGCTCGATCCACGACCAGTGAATCTTCTCTGCGAAACCATACACCTGCCGTTAACACGGCATCAACTCCCGGCGGCCATTGATGCGTTATTGGACAAGGCTTTCCCGGAAACCGAATTTCAGGGCGAACCATCCGTTTTCCGGCAGGAACTGCGGGAATTGGCCAGTTCTGAGACCGACAAACTTACTTCTTTAGCCGAACCTCTGGCAAACATTGCTGCGGCGCTGGCCTCAGCTCGTCGTCCGGTGCTGATCTGTTCCGCAGACACCATGCCCACCGGCTGGCTTTCACTTGTAGCCGGAGTAACCCGTCTACTTCGAGAAACTGGAAGTGAAAATAGAATGGATGCCGGAATGTTCTGCATACTTCCCAAAGCAAATTCTATGGGAGCTGGGATTCTTGGCGCAAAAAATTCCACCAGTCTTCAAAATTTTTTAACTCCTATGGACAACGCGCAACCCATCAAGGGACTGATCTGTATCGGGGATGATCCATTGACGGAATTTCCCGCTGAGCAATGGATCGCCGAATGTTTCGGTAAACTGGATCTGCTGGTCTGCATGGATTGCATAGACTCGGCCACTTGGAAAAAGGCTGATATAGCTATCCCGCAGAGTACTCTTTTCGAAACAGGCGGCTGCCTGATTAATAACGAGGGGCGGCTGCAACGTGCGATGCCGGTCTTTGCGGGCGGCACCCCGGTAACGCAGACAGGAAAAGGTTCTCACCCACCGAGGAATACCGACGCACCACTTACGGGCAACGGGCCGCAAAATGCCGGTCATTGGTTAAAGCTGTTGATGCAAAAAACAGATAAATCCGAGCACCACTCCCATGCAGCCCTACGCTCTGCCATGGACCAAGCAACGTCCGCAGAGAGCTTCAACATGCTTCCTGATGTACCTGTTTCACCTTTTCCTTCTCTTGAATCACTGGCCAGTTTCATTGAAAAAAATGACGGGAATAAATCTGGAGAAATATTGGTCACGGCCAGTACATTCGGTTCTGACAGGCTAGCTAACGAAGGACCGCTCGGAGAAAAATTACTGAATGCGCCTGTCCTGTGGCTCCATCCGGACGAAACAGCAAGGCTGGGAATTGAGGAAGGACAGACTGTACTTGTCCCGTTAAGTCAGGGCCTAGCCAGCGTGAAACTACAAGAGAGCATGGACATGGCCCACCGCACAGCCGTCCTGTCCAAAACTCCTGAATCCGGCTGGCAAAATGTAGGAGGACTGGCGGCTCCATTTAACATCGAACACCTATGGCGTGAACAAGCCGACGAGGAAACAAAGGCTGCCGCCGATATCGATCCGGACAACAGCTGTCCGAACGGGAGAGTATAA
- a CDS encoding complex I 51 kDa subunit family protein has translation MSEQVLLKNRRADCRPAGFDEYRANGGYKALEKAVLTMSPDEVIKIVSDSGLRGRGGAGFPTGRKWSFVHKDAPHPRYIQCNTDEMEPGTFKDRILVNTDPHLVIEGILMAGYAIQADHGVFFIRPSYDSDAKLLEQELKVAREANLLGKNILGTDFSFDIQVHRSAGRYICGESSAQANAIMGKRPNPDKTTHMTDSGLWNHPTVVNNVETLASTPFIVKNGVDWFKSLAASPTGDGTKLYCVSGEVVAPGCFELPCGTRLGDIIFESAGGMLPGAEFKTCLPGGTSTSFVPKRLLNTAMDFDSMKKEGLSLGTGSVIVFDHNTCLVQATINIMTYFSRESCGWCTPCREGIPYMRHILQRIEQGDAGESDLELLEQIAGGLANAYCGFAPGAATPVKGLLTHFRDEVREHLDGRGCPFKANTNKPGDWRKLDRSEATPRTAGQNDMLGEGK, from the coding sequence ATGAGTGAACAGGTTCTCTTAAAAAATCGACGCGCTGACTGCCGCCCCGCCGGATTTGACGAATACCGGGCGAACGGCGGATACAAAGCACTTGAAAAAGCTGTCCTGACCATGAGCCCTGACGAAGTCATCAAGATTGTCTCGGATTCCGGGCTACGCGGGCGCGGCGGTGCAGGTTTCCCCACAGGGCGCAAATGGAGCTTTGTACACAAGGACGCGCCTCATCCACGCTATATCCAATGCAACACAGATGAAATGGAACCAGGCACTTTCAAGGATCGCATCTTGGTCAATACCGATCCTCATTTGGTCATCGAAGGCATTCTTATGGCCGGTTACGCTATACAGGCAGACCACGGCGTTTTTTTCATCCGTCCATCCTACGATTCGGACGCAAAACTCCTTGAGCAAGAGCTGAAGGTTGCCCGCGAAGCGAACCTGCTTGGCAAAAACATCCTCGGCACCGATTTTTCTTTTGACATTCAGGTTCACCGTAGCGCCGGAAGGTACATTTGCGGCGAAAGTTCTGCTCAGGCAAATGCCATCATGGGTAAACGCCCCAACCCTGACAAAACAACGCACATGACCGATTCTGGTTTGTGGAATCACCCGACTGTAGTCAACAACGTGGAAACTCTGGCCTCCACACCTTTTATCGTCAAAAACGGTGTGGACTGGTTCAAATCCCTTGCGGCCTCGCCGACAGGTGACGGCACCAAACTTTACTGCGTCAGCGGTGAGGTGGTAGCCCCCGGCTGTTTCGAGTTGCCGTGCGGAACCCGCCTAGGCGATATTATCTTCGAATCTGCCGGAGGCATGCTTCCCGGAGCCGAGTTTAAAACATGTCTGCCGGGCGGCACTTCCACCAGCTTCGTACCTAAACGACTCCTGAACACAGCCATGGACTTTGATTCCATGAAAAAAGAGGGACTCTCCCTAGGCACGGGCAGTGTTATAGTCTTCGATCACAACACCTGTCTGGTGCAGGCCACCATCAATATTATGACCTACTTTTCTCGTGAATCCTGCGGCTGGTGCACTCCGTGCAGAGAGGGTATTCCCTACATGCGCCACATCCTGCAACGCATTGAGCAAGGCGACGCAGGAGAAAGCGACCTCGAACTTCTGGAACAGATAGCAGGCGGATTAGCCAACGCTTATTGCGGATTTGCCCCGGGTGCTGCCACACCGGTCAAAGGACTGCTCACGCATTTCCGCGACGAGGTGCGCGAACATCTGGACGGAAGAGGCTGCCCCTTCAAAGCCAATACAAACAAGCCCGGCGACTGGCGAAAACTTGACCGCAGCGAAGCTACACCAAGAACAGCCGGACAAAACGACATGCTCGGCGAGGGGAAATAA
- a CDS encoding NADH-quinone oxidoreductase subunit B/C/D: MGHEKEALDRAIQAAVNGESEAPFMLPQKATLGDIVLNWCQKNSLWPLFFGLSCCFVEQATVFTGLYDIARFGAEVLRGSPRQADLLVVSGTVFKKAAPMVQRIYEQMPRPKWVISMGSCANTGGMYDVYSVVQGVDQIIPVDVYVTGCPPRPEALMHGLITLQDMISQKNRPLRPAFNLKGGHAGGRDDILVPGDSKDRDTRGPGMAGIPARGTSVTPPEFADSRSNDMWAPPPPVFNFSKVHESIRQALADRFGDLIVWHKTPVDMPTLTVTASHIVEILDFLKHESPVRFERLEDLTAVDESARKVRPEHDYTVIYTLTSLSSLEYIRLHVPVSGQEPELPSVTRVWPSANWYECEIWDMFGIRFSNHPGLRRLIMPEEWSGHPLRKSEPQRATDMEPYLAEDARRHEPEDAASLLKKSHAATPTKREFVLNIGPHHYSTHGLVRFILEMYGEEIVDMTADIGFHHRGVEKIAEHQSWHQFIPYTDRLDYLSGAANNLTYLLAVEKLCDVKVPDRAQCVRVMLAEFYRISNHLLWLGTMVQDLGMITPVFHTFREREQVMDIMETITGARLHPAWLRIGGLAMDLPEGWDKLVNDFVRVFPERIEGYKRMISGNPIVRARIKGIGNLSLEDAIDYGISGANLRACGSTRDLRKVMPYSGYEQYEFDVPTRDNGDCLARYEVRFDEMLQSNRIIAQCLQWMPSGRFKSKDYRYCIPDKRETLHDIESLIHHFINTTRGPKVPAGEAYAATEAPRGEQGFYIVSDGGNMPYRLHMRSPGYTSVQALPLMAVGHTLADFVAIMGSVDYIAPDLDR; encoded by the coding sequence ATGGGGCATGAAAAAGAAGCACTAGACCGGGCTATACAGGCCGCCGTCAACGGCGAGTCTGAAGCTCCGTTCATGCTGCCGCAAAAGGCAACCCTTGGCGATATTGTTCTCAACTGGTGTCAGAAAAACAGTCTCTGGCCTCTGTTCTTCGGACTTTCATGCTGCTTTGTGGAGCAGGCTACCGTATTTACCGGGCTCTATGACATTGCCCGCTTTGGTGCTGAAGTGCTGCGCGGTTCCCCCCGTCAGGCCGATCTCCTTGTGGTCTCGGGTACGGTATTCAAGAAAGCCGCGCCCATGGTCCAGCGAATCTATGAACAGATGCCCCGGCCTAAGTGGGTCATTTCCATGGGTTCCTGCGCCAACACCGGCGGCATGTATGACGTATACAGTGTGGTTCAGGGCGTGGATCAGATTATTCCGGTGGACGTGTACGTCACAGGCTGTCCGCCTAGACCGGAAGCCCTGATGCACGGGCTGATTACCCTGCAGGACATGATCAGCCAGAAAAACCGTCCCTTGCGACCAGCGTTCAACCTAAAAGGCGGACATGCCGGAGGCCGAGACGACATACTCGTTCCCGGAGACAGCAAAGACCGCGACACCCGCGGCCCGGGCATGGCCGGAATTCCGGCTCGCGGAACCTCAGTAACCCCGCCGGAGTTCGCGGATTCAAGATCCAACGATATGTGGGCACCGCCGCCGCCTGTTTTCAATTTTTCCAAGGTTCACGAATCCATTCGCCAAGCTCTGGCAGACCGCTTCGGTGACCTGATTGTCTGGCATAAAACCCCCGTGGACATGCCCACGCTCACAGTCACGGCCAGCCATATAGTGGAAATTCTGGACTTCCTGAAGCACGAAAGCCCGGTCCGCTTCGAAAGGCTCGAAGACTTAACCGCAGTGGATGAGAGCGCACGCAAGGTACGGCCGGAACACGATTACACGGTGATCTATACCCTGACATCCTTGAGTTCTCTGGAATATATACGGCTGCATGTGCCAGTTAGCGGACAGGAACCTGAACTCCCGAGTGTCACCAGGGTTTGGCCCAGTGCCAACTGGTACGAATGCGAAATATGGGATATGTTCGGCATCCGCTTCAGCAACCATCCGGGCCTGCGTAGGTTGATCATGCCCGAGGAATGGTCAGGCCATCCTCTTCGGAAAAGCGAACCCCAGCGCGCAACGGATATGGAACCGTATCTGGCCGAAGATGCCAGACGGCACGAACCGGAAGATGCTGCCAGTTTGTTGAAAAAAAGCCATGCCGCCACGCCCACCAAACGCGAATTCGTACTCAATATCGGCCCTCATCACTACAGCACCCACGGGTTAGTCCGCTTTATCCTCGAAATGTATGGCGAAGAAATCGTGGATATGACCGCAGACATAGGTTTCCACCATCGCGGAGTAGAAAAAATTGCCGAGCACCAGTCTTGGCATCAGTTCATTCCCTACACAGATAGATTGGACTACCTGAGCGGTGCGGCCAACAATCTGACATACCTTCTGGCCGTGGAAAAACTCTGCGATGTAAAGGTGCCCGACCGCGCGCAGTGTGTACGTGTGATGCTCGCCGAATTCTATCGCATCTCCAACCATTTACTCTGGCTCGGCACAATGGTTCAGGATCTGGGCATGATCACCCCGGTCTTCCACACCTTCCGTGAACGCGAACAGGTTATGGACATCATGGAAACCATCACCGGAGCGCGACTCCATCCGGCATGGTTGCGCATCGGTGGATTGGCCATGGACCTTCCCGAGGGCTGGGACAAACTGGTGAACGATTTTGTACGCGTGTTTCCGGAACGGATAGAAGGTTACAAACGAATGATCTCCGGTAACCCCATCGTCCGGGCCAGAATCAAAGGCATCGGGAATCTATCTCTGGAAGACGCCATAGACTACGGTATTTCAGGGGCGAACCTGCGGGCATGCGGCTCCACGCGCGACCTGCGCAAAGTAATGCCCTATTCCGGATACGAACAATACGAATTTGATGTACCAACAAGAGACAATGGCGATTGTCTGGCCCGCTACGAGGTCCGTTTTGACGAGATGCTCCAAAGCAATAGAATCATTGCCCAATGTCTGCAATGGATGCCTTCTGGCAGATTCAAATCCAAGGACTACCGATACTGCATCCCTGACAAGCGGGAGACTTTGCATGACATTGAAAGCCTGATCCATCATTTTATCAACACCACCCGCGGCCCCAAGGTTCCCGCCGGAGAGGCTTACGCCGCAACCGAAGCCCCCAGAGGGGAACAGGGATTTTACATTGTCAGTGACGGAGGCAACATGCCCTACCGATTACACATGCGCTCACCGGGTTACACTTCGGTGCAGGCTCTGCCGCTTATGGCTGTAGGGCACACGCTGGCTGACTTTGTCGCTATCATGGGATCAGTGGATTACATCGCGCCCGATCTGGACCGTTAG